A stretch of Streptococcus chenjunshii DNA encodes these proteins:
- a CDS encoding DUF1310 family protein → MMFKRLKIWLVLLLVGAGITAGGAGYMKYQEHKEREVMLEIVKSEEAREVFEKRIKYLDEKALTDEGIIRTYKIDYDSVRRNPMGGIIVTVYINNDKNLYIRYDLDKDPSKNTYSASGGYSASLKRLLSEGKE, encoded by the coding sequence ATGATGTTTAAGCGGCTTAAAATCTGGCTGGTGCTTTTACTGGTCGGTGCAGGCATCACAGCAGGAGGAGCAGGTTATATGAAGTATCAGGAGCACAAGGAGCGAGAAGTCATGCTGGAGATTGTTAAGAGTGAGGAAGCGAGAGAAGTGTTTGAAAAACGAATTAAATACTTAGATGAAAAAGCTTTAACTGATGAAGGTATTATAAGAACATATAAGATTGATTATGATTCTGTGCGACGTAATCCAATGGGAGGTATAATAGTAACGGTTTATATAAATAATGATAAAAATTTATATATTCGTTACGATCTAGACAAAGACCCTTCAAAAAATACTTATTCAGCATCAGGAGGATATTCAGCATCACTAAAACGACTGCTTTCAGAAGGGAAAGAATAG